A window from Bubalus kerabau isolate K-KA32 ecotype Philippines breed swamp buffalo chromosome 5, PCC_UOA_SB_1v2, whole genome shotgun sequence encodes these proteins:
- the PLEKHG5 gene encoding pleckstrin homology domain-containing family G member 5 isoform X1 has translation MFLYWKKRGAYELEALPRALAELELGAVERFSWSSTLDIIEDLGEDRSLEEEKGLRCQNPDCMDKGRAAKVCHHADCQQLHHRGPLNLCEACDSKFHSAMHYDGHVRFDLPPQGSVLARNVSTRSCPPRTSPAVDLEEEEESCMDGKGDRKSTGLKLSKKKARRRHTDDPSKECFTLKFDLNVDIETEIVPAMKKKSLGEVLLPVFERKGIALGKVDIYLDQSNTPLSLTFEAYRFGGHYLRVKAKPGDEGKVEQGVKDSKSLSLPILRQAGAGPPAQERMDPQSRRESLDILAPGRRRKNMSEFLGEASIPGQEPPTPSSCSLPSSSSSGSSSSSSGSDSWKNRAASRFSGFFSSGPSTSTYGREIDKMEQLEGKLHAYGLFGLPRLPRRLRFDHDSWEEEGDEEEDEDDAGLRLEDSWRELIDGHEKLTRRQCHQQEAVWELLHTEASYIKKLRVITNLFLCCLLNLQESGLLCEVEADRLFSNIPEIARLHRGLWGSVMAPVLEKARRTRELLQPGDFLKGFKMFGSLFKPYVRYCMEEEGCMEYMRGLLRDNDLFRTYITWAEKHQQCQRLKLSDMLAKPHQRLTKYPLLLKSVLRKTDEPRAKEAVVTMIGSVERFIHHVNACMRQRQERQRLAAVVSRIDAYEVVEGSNDEVDKLLKEFLHLDLTAPIPGASPEETRQLLLEGSLRMKEGKDSKMDVYCFLFTDLLLVTKPVKKAERTKVIRPPLLVDKIVCRELRDPGSFLLIYLNEFHSAVGAYTFQASGQALCRGWVDAIYNAQNQLQQLRVQEHPGDQQHLQSLEEEEDEREEEEEEEEEGGGSSTSAASSPTILRKSSHSLDSQHCASDGSTETLAMVVVEPGELLSSPEFRGDRFSSQSDETSLSTTASSVTPTSELLPLGPVDGRSCSMDSAYGTLSPTSLQDFMAPAPTVESAPRPPELPPAPSPPPSPRLRRRTPVQLLPCLPHLLKSKSEASLLQLLSGATTRRAPAAPSRSLSEVCLAATIPGTRTRGSCQEAGPSWYCQGAPGPGPQLADLEGRAHCPGGEPEGPTRRSRELSSGASTRVQPEPPPGISAQHRKLTLAQLYRIRTTLLLNSTLTASEV, from the exons GTATGCCACCACGCCGACTGCCAGCAGCTACACCACCGGGGCCCCCTCAACCTCTGTGAGGCCTGTGACAGCAAGTTCCACAGCGCCATGCATTATGATGGGCACGTCCGCTTCGACCTGCCCCCCCAAG GCTCTGTCCTGGCTCGGAACGTGTCCACCCGGTCATGCCCCCCGCGCACCAGCCCTGCCGTGgacttggaggaggaggaggagagttgTATGGATGGCAAGGG GGACCGAAAGAGCACAGGCCTGAAACTCTCCAAGAAGAAAGCCaggagaagacatacagat GACCCAAGCAAGGAGTGCTTCACCCTGAAATTTGACCTGAACGTGGACATTGAGACGGAGATTGTaccagccatgaaaaagaagtcTCTGGG GGAGGTGCTGCTGCCAGTATTTGAAAGGAAGGGCATTGCACTGGGCAAAGTGGACATCTATCTGGACCAGTCCAACACGCCCCTGTCCCTCACCTTTGAGGCCTACAGGTTTGGGGGACACTACCTGCGGGTCAAAG CCAAGCCAGGGGATGAGGGGAAGGTGGAGCAGGGGGTGAAGGACTCCAAGTCCCTGAGTCTGCCGATCCTGCGGCAAGCCGGGGCTGGGCCCCCGGCCCAAGAGCGCATGGACCCCCAGAGCCGCCGGGAGAGCCTGGATATCCTG GCCCCTGGTCGCCGACGCAAGAACATGTCAGAGTTCCTAGGGGAGGCAAGCATCCCTGGGCAGGAGCCCCCCACACCCTCCAGCTGCTCTCTGcccagcagtagcagcagtggcagcagcagcagcagcagtggtagtgACAGCTGGAAGAACCGGGCGGCCAGTCGCTTCAGCGGCTTCTTCAGCTCAGGCCCCAGCACCAGCACCTATGGCCGG GAGATAGACAAGATGGAGCAGCTGGAGGGCAAGCTGCACGCCTACGGCCTCTTCGGGCTGCCCAGGCTGCCCCGGAGGCTGCGCTTTGACCATGACTCCTGGGAGGAAGAAGGTGACGAAGAGGAGGATGAGGACGACGCTGGACTTCGGCTGGAGGACAGCTGGCGGGAGCTCATTGATGGGCATGAG AAGCTGACCCGGCGGCAGTGCCACCAGCAGGAGGCGGTCTGGGAGCTCCTGCACACGGAGGCCTCATACATTAAGAAGCTGCGGGTGATCACCAAC CTGTTCCTGTGCTGCCTCCTGAACCTGCAAGAGTCGGGACTGCTGTGTGAG GTGGAGGCGGACCGCCTGTTCAGCAACATCCCTGAGATCGCGCGGCTGCACCGCGGGCTGTGGGGCAGCGTGATGGCGCCGGTGCTGGAGAAGGCGCGGCGCACGCGGGAGCTGCTGCAGCCCGGGGATTTCCTCAAAGGCTTTAAGATG TTCGGCTCCCTCTTCAAGCCCTACGTCCGCTACTGCATGGAGGAGGAGGGCTGCATGGAGTACATGCGCGGCCTGCTGCGCGACAATGATCTCTTCCGAACTTACATCACG TGGGCCGAGAAGCACCAGCAGTGCCAGCGGCTGAAGCTGAGCGACATGCTGGCCAAGCCCCACCAGCGACTCACCAAGTACCCGCTGCTGCTCAAGTCGGTGCTAAGAAAGACCGACGAACCGCGCGCCAAGGAGGCCGTTGTCACTATG ATCGGCTCGGTGGAGCGCTTCATCCACCACGTGAACGCGTGCATGCGGCAGCGCCAGGAGCGGCAGCGGCTGGCGGCCGTGGTGAGTCGCATCGACGCCTACGAGGTGGTGGAGGGCAGCAACGACGAGGTGGACAAG ctcctGAAGGAATTTCTACATCTGGACCTGACAGCTCCCATCCCTGGCGCCTCCCCTGAGGAGACACGTCAGCTGCTGCTGGAAGGGAGCCTGAGAATGAAGGAGGGGAAGGACAGCAAG ATGGACGTGTACTGCTTTCTCTTCACTGACCTGCTCTTGGTGACCAAGCCAGTGAAGAAGGCCGAGAGGACCAAGGTCATCAGGCCACCGCTGCTGGTGGACAAGATCGTGTGCCGGGAGCTTCGGGACCCAG gctccttcctcctcaTCTACCTGAACGAGTTCCACAGTGCTGTGGGGGCCTACACGTTCCAGGCCAGTGGCCAGGCTTTGTGCCGTGGCTGGGTGGATGCCATCTACAATGCCCAG AACCAGCTGCAGCAGCTGCGTGTGCAGGAGCATCCAGGCGACCAGCAGCACCTGCAGAgcctggaagaggaggaggatgagcgggaggaggaggaggaggaggaggaggaaggtgggGGGAGTAGCACTTCGGCTGCCAGCTCCCCTACCATTCTGCGCAAAAGCAGCCACAGCCTTGACTCCCAGCACTG TGCCTCGGACGGCTCTACGGAAACCCTGGCCATGGTGGTGGTAGAGCCTGGGGAGTTGCTGTCCTCTCCTGAATTCAGGGGCGACCGCTTCAGCTCCCAGTCAGACGAGACCTCTCTCAGCACCACCGCCTCATCTGTCACTCCTACCAGCGAGCTGCTGCCCCTGGGCCCTGTGGATGGCCGCTCCTGCTCCATGGACTCCGCCTATGGCACCCTTTCCCCCACATCCCTGCAAGACTTTATGGCCCCAGCCCCCACGGTGGAGTCAGCACCCCGGCCCCCAGAGTTACCACCAGCCCCGTCACCCCCACCCTCGCCCCGCCTCCGCCGCCGCACTCCTGTTCAGCTGCTGCCCTGCCTGCCCCACCTGCTTAAGTCCAAATCCGAGGCCAGCCTCCTCCAGCTGCTGTCAGGGGCCACTACCCGCAGAGCGCCCGCAGCCCCGAGCCGCAGCCTGTCGGAAGTCTGCTTGGCTGCTACCATCCCTGGCACAAGGACTCGGGGCTCCTGTCAGGAAGCTGGGCCCAGCTGGTATTGCCAGGGGGCACCTGGCCCTGGCCCCCAGCTGGCAGACCTAGAGGGTCGAGCCCACTGCCCAGGTGGGGAGCCTGAAGGACCCACTAGGAGGAGCAGAGAGCTGTCCTCCGGGGCCTCGACCAGGGTCCAGCCTGAGCCTCCCCCGGGGATCTCGGCCCAGCACAGGAAGCTGACGCTGGCCCAGCTCTACCGAATCAGGACTACCCTGCTGCTTAACTCCACCCTCACTGCCTC GGAGGTCTGA
- the PLEKHG5 gene encoding pleckstrin homology domain-containing family G member 5 isoform X5 has protein sequence MEDRSLEEEKGLRCQNPDCMDKGRAAKVCHHADCQQLHHRGPLNLCEACDSKFHSAMHYDGHVRFDLPPQGSVLARNVSTRSCPPRTSPAVDLEEEEESCMDGKGDRKSTGLKLSKKKARRRHTDDPSKECFTLKFDLNVDIETEIVPAMKKKSLGEVLLPVFERKGIALGKVDIYLDQSNTPLSLTFEAYRFGGHYLRVKAKPGDEGKVEQGVKDSKSLSLPILRQAGAGPPAQERMDPQSRRESLDILAPGRRRKNMSEFLGEASIPGQEPPTPSSCSLPSSSSSGSSSSSSGSDSWKNRAASRFSGFFSSGPSTSTYGREIDKMEQLEGKLHAYGLFGLPRLPRRLRFDHDSWEEEGDEEEDEDDAGLRLEDSWRELIDGHEKLTRRQCHQQEAVWELLHTEASYIKKLRVITNLFLCCLLNLQESGLLCEVEADRLFSNIPEIARLHRGLWGSVMAPVLEKARRTRELLQPGDFLKGFKMFGSLFKPYVRYCMEEEGCMEYMRGLLRDNDLFRTYITWAEKHQQCQRLKLSDMLAKPHQRLTKYPLLLKSVLRKTDEPRAKEAVVTMIGSVERFIHHVNACMRQRQERQRLAAVVSRIDAYEVVEGSNDEVDKLLKEFLHLDLTAPIPGASPEETRQLLLEGSLRMKEGKDSKMDVYCFLFTDLLLVTKPVKKAERTKVIRPPLLVDKIVCRELRDPGSFLLIYLNEFHSAVGAYTFQASGQALCRGWVDAIYNAQNQLQQLRVQEHPGDQQHLQSLEEEEDEREEEEEEEEEGGGSSTSAASSPTILRKSSHSLDSQHCASDGSTETLAMVVVEPGELLSSPEFRGDRFSSQSDETSLSTTASSVTPTSELLPLGPVDGRSCSMDSAYGTLSPTSLQDFMAPAPTVESAPRPPELPPAPSPPPSPRLRRRTPVQLLPCLPHLLKSKSEASLLQLLSGATTRRAPAAPSRSLSEVCLAATIPGTRTRGSCQEAGPSWYCQGAPGPGPQLADLEGRAHCPGGEPEGPTRRSRELSSGASTRVQPEPPPGISAQHRKLTLAQLYRIRTTLLLNSTLTASEV, from the exons GTATGCCACCACGCCGACTGCCAGCAGCTACACCACCGGGGCCCCCTCAACCTCTGTGAGGCCTGTGACAGCAAGTTCCACAGCGCCATGCATTATGATGGGCACGTCCGCTTCGACCTGCCCCCCCAAG GCTCTGTCCTGGCTCGGAACGTGTCCACCCGGTCATGCCCCCCGCGCACCAGCCCTGCCGTGgacttggaggaggaggaggagagttgTATGGATGGCAAGGG GGACCGAAAGAGCACAGGCCTGAAACTCTCCAAGAAGAAAGCCaggagaagacatacagat GACCCAAGCAAGGAGTGCTTCACCCTGAAATTTGACCTGAACGTGGACATTGAGACGGAGATTGTaccagccatgaaaaagaagtcTCTGGG GGAGGTGCTGCTGCCAGTATTTGAAAGGAAGGGCATTGCACTGGGCAAAGTGGACATCTATCTGGACCAGTCCAACACGCCCCTGTCCCTCACCTTTGAGGCCTACAGGTTTGGGGGACACTACCTGCGGGTCAAAG CCAAGCCAGGGGATGAGGGGAAGGTGGAGCAGGGGGTGAAGGACTCCAAGTCCCTGAGTCTGCCGATCCTGCGGCAAGCCGGGGCTGGGCCCCCGGCCCAAGAGCGCATGGACCCCCAGAGCCGCCGGGAGAGCCTGGATATCCTG GCCCCTGGTCGCCGACGCAAGAACATGTCAGAGTTCCTAGGGGAGGCAAGCATCCCTGGGCAGGAGCCCCCCACACCCTCCAGCTGCTCTCTGcccagcagtagcagcagtggcagcagcagcagcagcagtggtagtgACAGCTGGAAGAACCGGGCGGCCAGTCGCTTCAGCGGCTTCTTCAGCTCAGGCCCCAGCACCAGCACCTATGGCCGG GAGATAGACAAGATGGAGCAGCTGGAGGGCAAGCTGCACGCCTACGGCCTCTTCGGGCTGCCCAGGCTGCCCCGGAGGCTGCGCTTTGACCATGACTCCTGGGAGGAAGAAGGTGACGAAGAGGAGGATGAGGACGACGCTGGACTTCGGCTGGAGGACAGCTGGCGGGAGCTCATTGATGGGCATGAG AAGCTGACCCGGCGGCAGTGCCACCAGCAGGAGGCGGTCTGGGAGCTCCTGCACACGGAGGCCTCATACATTAAGAAGCTGCGGGTGATCACCAAC CTGTTCCTGTGCTGCCTCCTGAACCTGCAAGAGTCGGGACTGCTGTGTGAG GTGGAGGCGGACCGCCTGTTCAGCAACATCCCTGAGATCGCGCGGCTGCACCGCGGGCTGTGGGGCAGCGTGATGGCGCCGGTGCTGGAGAAGGCGCGGCGCACGCGGGAGCTGCTGCAGCCCGGGGATTTCCTCAAAGGCTTTAAGATG TTCGGCTCCCTCTTCAAGCCCTACGTCCGCTACTGCATGGAGGAGGAGGGCTGCATGGAGTACATGCGCGGCCTGCTGCGCGACAATGATCTCTTCCGAACTTACATCACG TGGGCCGAGAAGCACCAGCAGTGCCAGCGGCTGAAGCTGAGCGACATGCTGGCCAAGCCCCACCAGCGACTCACCAAGTACCCGCTGCTGCTCAAGTCGGTGCTAAGAAAGACCGACGAACCGCGCGCCAAGGAGGCCGTTGTCACTATG ATCGGCTCGGTGGAGCGCTTCATCCACCACGTGAACGCGTGCATGCGGCAGCGCCAGGAGCGGCAGCGGCTGGCGGCCGTGGTGAGTCGCATCGACGCCTACGAGGTGGTGGAGGGCAGCAACGACGAGGTGGACAAG ctcctGAAGGAATTTCTACATCTGGACCTGACAGCTCCCATCCCTGGCGCCTCCCCTGAGGAGACACGTCAGCTGCTGCTGGAAGGGAGCCTGAGAATGAAGGAGGGGAAGGACAGCAAG ATGGACGTGTACTGCTTTCTCTTCACTGACCTGCTCTTGGTGACCAAGCCAGTGAAGAAGGCCGAGAGGACCAAGGTCATCAGGCCACCGCTGCTGGTGGACAAGATCGTGTGCCGGGAGCTTCGGGACCCAG gctccttcctcctcaTCTACCTGAACGAGTTCCACAGTGCTGTGGGGGCCTACACGTTCCAGGCCAGTGGCCAGGCTTTGTGCCGTGGCTGGGTGGATGCCATCTACAATGCCCAG AACCAGCTGCAGCAGCTGCGTGTGCAGGAGCATCCAGGCGACCAGCAGCACCTGCAGAgcctggaagaggaggaggatgagcgggaggaggaggaggaggaggaggaggaaggtgggGGGAGTAGCACTTCGGCTGCCAGCTCCCCTACCATTCTGCGCAAAAGCAGCCACAGCCTTGACTCCCAGCACTG TGCCTCGGACGGCTCTACGGAAACCCTGGCCATGGTGGTGGTAGAGCCTGGGGAGTTGCTGTCCTCTCCTGAATTCAGGGGCGACCGCTTCAGCTCCCAGTCAGACGAGACCTCTCTCAGCACCACCGCCTCATCTGTCACTCCTACCAGCGAGCTGCTGCCCCTGGGCCCTGTGGATGGCCGCTCCTGCTCCATGGACTCCGCCTATGGCACCCTTTCCCCCACATCCCTGCAAGACTTTATGGCCCCAGCCCCCACGGTGGAGTCAGCACCCCGGCCCCCAGAGTTACCACCAGCCCCGTCACCCCCACCCTCGCCCCGCCTCCGCCGCCGCACTCCTGTTCAGCTGCTGCCCTGCCTGCCCCACCTGCTTAAGTCCAAATCCGAGGCCAGCCTCCTCCAGCTGCTGTCAGGGGCCACTACCCGCAGAGCGCCCGCAGCCCCGAGCCGCAGCCTGTCGGAAGTCTGCTTGGCTGCTACCATCCCTGGCACAAGGACTCGGGGCTCCTGTCAGGAAGCTGGGCCCAGCTGGTATTGCCAGGGGGCACCTGGCCCTGGCCCCCAGCTGGCAGACCTAGAGGGTCGAGCCCACTGCCCAGGTGGGGAGCCTGAAGGACCCACTAGGAGGAGCAGAGAGCTGTCCTCCGGGGCCTCGACCAGGGTCCAGCCTGAGCCTCCCCCGGGGATCTCGGCCCAGCACAGGAAGCTGACGCTGGCCCAGCTCTACCGAATCAGGACTACCCTGCTGCTTAACTCCACCCTCACTGCCTC GGAGGTCTGA
- the PLEKHG5 gene encoding pleckstrin homology domain-containing family G member 5 isoform X3, protein MGTGPGVSGRRAASKPSPGLPSRDSEPGWAGGRGRNGEGQVCHHADCQQLHHRGPLNLCEACDSKFHSAMHYDGHVRFDLPPQGSVLARNVSTRSCPPRTSPAVDLEEEEESCMDGKGDRKSTGLKLSKKKARRRHTDDPSKECFTLKFDLNVDIETEIVPAMKKKSLGEVLLPVFERKGIALGKVDIYLDQSNTPLSLTFEAYRFGGHYLRVKAKPGDEGKVEQGVKDSKSLSLPILRQAGAGPPAQERMDPQSRRESLDILAPGRRRKNMSEFLGEASIPGQEPPTPSSCSLPSSSSSGSSSSSSGSDSWKNRAASRFSGFFSSGPSTSTYGREIDKMEQLEGKLHAYGLFGLPRLPRRLRFDHDSWEEEGDEEEDEDDAGLRLEDSWRELIDGHEKLTRRQCHQQEAVWELLHTEASYIKKLRVITNLFLCCLLNLQESGLLCEVEADRLFSNIPEIARLHRGLWGSVMAPVLEKARRTRELLQPGDFLKGFKMFGSLFKPYVRYCMEEEGCMEYMRGLLRDNDLFRTYITWAEKHQQCQRLKLSDMLAKPHQRLTKYPLLLKSVLRKTDEPRAKEAVVTMIGSVERFIHHVNACMRQRQERQRLAAVVSRIDAYEVVEGSNDEVDKLLKEFLHLDLTAPIPGASPEETRQLLLEGSLRMKEGKDSKMDVYCFLFTDLLLVTKPVKKAERTKVIRPPLLVDKIVCRELRDPGSFLLIYLNEFHSAVGAYTFQASGQALCRGWVDAIYNAQNQLQQLRVQEHPGDQQHLQSLEEEEDEREEEEEEEEEGGGSSTSAASSPTILRKSSHSLDSQHCASDGSTETLAMVVVEPGELLSSPEFRGDRFSSQSDETSLSTTASSVTPTSELLPLGPVDGRSCSMDSAYGTLSPTSLQDFMAPAPTVESAPRPPELPPAPSPPPSPRLRRRTPVQLLPCLPHLLKSKSEASLLQLLSGATTRRAPAAPSRSLSEVCLAATIPGTRTRGSCQEAGPSWYCQGAPGPGPQLADLEGRAHCPGGEPEGPTRRSRELSSGASTRVQPEPPPGISAQHRKLTLAQLYRIRTTLLLNSTLTASEV, encoded by the exons GTATGCCACCACGCCGACTGCCAGCAGCTACACCACCGGGGCCCCCTCAACCTCTGTGAGGCCTGTGACAGCAAGTTCCACAGCGCCATGCATTATGATGGGCACGTCCGCTTCGACCTGCCCCCCCAAG GCTCTGTCCTGGCTCGGAACGTGTCCACCCGGTCATGCCCCCCGCGCACCAGCCCTGCCGTGgacttggaggaggaggaggagagttgTATGGATGGCAAGGG GGACCGAAAGAGCACAGGCCTGAAACTCTCCAAGAAGAAAGCCaggagaagacatacagat GACCCAAGCAAGGAGTGCTTCACCCTGAAATTTGACCTGAACGTGGACATTGAGACGGAGATTGTaccagccatgaaaaagaagtcTCTGGG GGAGGTGCTGCTGCCAGTATTTGAAAGGAAGGGCATTGCACTGGGCAAAGTGGACATCTATCTGGACCAGTCCAACACGCCCCTGTCCCTCACCTTTGAGGCCTACAGGTTTGGGGGACACTACCTGCGGGTCAAAG CCAAGCCAGGGGATGAGGGGAAGGTGGAGCAGGGGGTGAAGGACTCCAAGTCCCTGAGTCTGCCGATCCTGCGGCAAGCCGGGGCTGGGCCCCCGGCCCAAGAGCGCATGGACCCCCAGAGCCGCCGGGAGAGCCTGGATATCCTG GCCCCTGGTCGCCGACGCAAGAACATGTCAGAGTTCCTAGGGGAGGCAAGCATCCCTGGGCAGGAGCCCCCCACACCCTCCAGCTGCTCTCTGcccagcagtagcagcagtggcagcagcagcagcagcagtggtagtgACAGCTGGAAGAACCGGGCGGCCAGTCGCTTCAGCGGCTTCTTCAGCTCAGGCCCCAGCACCAGCACCTATGGCCGG GAGATAGACAAGATGGAGCAGCTGGAGGGCAAGCTGCACGCCTACGGCCTCTTCGGGCTGCCCAGGCTGCCCCGGAGGCTGCGCTTTGACCATGACTCCTGGGAGGAAGAAGGTGACGAAGAGGAGGATGAGGACGACGCTGGACTTCGGCTGGAGGACAGCTGGCGGGAGCTCATTGATGGGCATGAG AAGCTGACCCGGCGGCAGTGCCACCAGCAGGAGGCGGTCTGGGAGCTCCTGCACACGGAGGCCTCATACATTAAGAAGCTGCGGGTGATCACCAAC CTGTTCCTGTGCTGCCTCCTGAACCTGCAAGAGTCGGGACTGCTGTGTGAG GTGGAGGCGGACCGCCTGTTCAGCAACATCCCTGAGATCGCGCGGCTGCACCGCGGGCTGTGGGGCAGCGTGATGGCGCCGGTGCTGGAGAAGGCGCGGCGCACGCGGGAGCTGCTGCAGCCCGGGGATTTCCTCAAAGGCTTTAAGATG TTCGGCTCCCTCTTCAAGCCCTACGTCCGCTACTGCATGGAGGAGGAGGGCTGCATGGAGTACATGCGCGGCCTGCTGCGCGACAATGATCTCTTCCGAACTTACATCACG TGGGCCGAGAAGCACCAGCAGTGCCAGCGGCTGAAGCTGAGCGACATGCTGGCCAAGCCCCACCAGCGACTCACCAAGTACCCGCTGCTGCTCAAGTCGGTGCTAAGAAAGACCGACGAACCGCGCGCCAAGGAGGCCGTTGTCACTATG ATCGGCTCGGTGGAGCGCTTCATCCACCACGTGAACGCGTGCATGCGGCAGCGCCAGGAGCGGCAGCGGCTGGCGGCCGTGGTGAGTCGCATCGACGCCTACGAGGTGGTGGAGGGCAGCAACGACGAGGTGGACAAG ctcctGAAGGAATTTCTACATCTGGACCTGACAGCTCCCATCCCTGGCGCCTCCCCTGAGGAGACACGTCAGCTGCTGCTGGAAGGGAGCCTGAGAATGAAGGAGGGGAAGGACAGCAAG ATGGACGTGTACTGCTTTCTCTTCACTGACCTGCTCTTGGTGACCAAGCCAGTGAAGAAGGCCGAGAGGACCAAGGTCATCAGGCCACCGCTGCTGGTGGACAAGATCGTGTGCCGGGAGCTTCGGGACCCAG gctccttcctcctcaTCTACCTGAACGAGTTCCACAGTGCTGTGGGGGCCTACACGTTCCAGGCCAGTGGCCAGGCTTTGTGCCGTGGCTGGGTGGATGCCATCTACAATGCCCAG AACCAGCTGCAGCAGCTGCGTGTGCAGGAGCATCCAGGCGACCAGCAGCACCTGCAGAgcctggaagaggaggaggatgagcgggaggaggaggaggaggaggaggaggaaggtgggGGGAGTAGCACTTCGGCTGCCAGCTCCCCTACCATTCTGCGCAAAAGCAGCCACAGCCTTGACTCCCAGCACTG TGCCTCGGACGGCTCTACGGAAACCCTGGCCATGGTGGTGGTAGAGCCTGGGGAGTTGCTGTCCTCTCCTGAATTCAGGGGCGACCGCTTCAGCTCCCAGTCAGACGAGACCTCTCTCAGCACCACCGCCTCATCTGTCACTCCTACCAGCGAGCTGCTGCCCCTGGGCCCTGTGGATGGCCGCTCCTGCTCCATGGACTCCGCCTATGGCACCCTTTCCCCCACATCCCTGCAAGACTTTATGGCCCCAGCCCCCACGGTGGAGTCAGCACCCCGGCCCCCAGAGTTACCACCAGCCCCGTCACCCCCACCCTCGCCCCGCCTCCGCCGCCGCACTCCTGTTCAGCTGCTGCCCTGCCTGCCCCACCTGCTTAAGTCCAAATCCGAGGCCAGCCTCCTCCAGCTGCTGTCAGGGGCCACTACCCGCAGAGCGCCCGCAGCCCCGAGCCGCAGCCTGTCGGAAGTCTGCTTGGCTGCTACCATCCCTGGCACAAGGACTCGGGGCTCCTGTCAGGAAGCTGGGCCCAGCTGGTATTGCCAGGGGGCACCTGGCCCTGGCCCCCAGCTGGCAGACCTAGAGGGTCGAGCCCACTGCCCAGGTGGGGAGCCTGAAGGACCCACTAGGAGGAGCAGAGAGCTGTCCTCCGGGGCCTCGACCAGGGTCCAGCCTGAGCCTCCCCCGGGGATCTCGGCCCAGCACAGGAAGCTGACGCTGGCCCAGCTCTACCGAATCAGGACTACCCTGCTGCTTAACTCCACCCTCACTGCCTC GGAGGTCTGA